The genome window CGGTCACATCACCGTGCGGCACAAGGGTGGCGGGACGCGCAAGCTCTACCGGCTCATCGACTTCAAACGCTCGAAGGACGGCATCCCGGCGAAGGTCGCGACGATCGAATACGATCCGAACCGGTCGGCGCGCATCGCGCTCGTGCACTATCGCGACGGAGAGAAGCGCTACATCCTCGCACCGCTCGGCTTGCAAGTCGGCGACGTCATCGAATCGGGCACGGCGGCCGACATCAAGATCGGAAACGCGTTGCCGATCAAGAGCATTCCGGTGGGTACCGTGATCCACAACATCGAGCTTCGCGCGGGACAGGGAGGCCGGCTCGTGCGCTCCGCCGGCGTCGGCGCGCAGCTGATGGCCAAGGAAAGCGAGTACTCGCAGGTGCGCATGCCATCGGGCGAGGTGCGCAAGATTCACATCGAGTGCCGCGCCACGATCGGTCAGCTGGGCAACATCGACCATGAGAATCAGATCATCGGCACGGCGGGGCGGATGCGCCATATGGGCAAACGTCCGAGCGTCCGCGGCATCGCAATGAACCCCGTCGATCACCCGCACGGCGGCGGAGAGGCGCGCTCCACGTCGGGTAGGCCGCCGACGACACCGTGGGGCCAGATGACGATGGGCAAAAAGACGCGGCGCAACAAGCGCACCGCGCAGATGATCGTTCGCAAGCGGAAGTCGTGAGGAGATTCTCTGAGTGAGTAGATCGCTCAAGAAGGGCCCGTACGTCGCGGAGCACCTGTTGAAGAAAGTGGAAAAGCTGAACGAAACGCGCGAGCGGCGCGTCATTCGCAC of Candidatus Dormiibacterota bacterium contains these proteins:
- the rplB gene encoding 50S ribosomal protein L2, coding for MPVKKYRPTSPGRRFVTTIDFSDLSKVEPERSLLEVRKKHAGRNFNGHITVRHKGGGTRKLYRLIDFKRSKDGIPAKVATIEYDPNRSARIALVHYRDGEKRYILAPLGLQVGDVIESGTAADIKIGNALPIKSIPVGTVIHNIELRAGQGGRLVRSAGVGAQLMAKESEYSQVRMPSGEVRKIHIECRATIGQLGNIDHENQIIGTAGRMRHMGKRPSVRGIAMNPVDHPHGGGEARSTSGRPPTTPWGQMTMGKKTRRNKRTAQMIVRKRKS